Sequence from the Chloroflexota bacterium genome:
TTCGGCAGGGCTGGGGGTGGGGCTGGCCCTCTTCGCCCCGGCACGCTTGCGTTTCCCCGCCGGGCAAGGCGGTTTCCTGGTGGGTTACGGCTTGGTGCTGGCGCTCTTCAACGCGGTGTGGATTTTTCGGTGCAGGCCAACGGCGCGGCCGTAGCCACCGTGTTGCTTTACAGTTCGGCGGGCTTCACCGCCCTGGTGGGGCACTGGTGGTTCCGGGAAAGCCTTGGGGTGCCCAAAGCCCTGGCCATCGCCCTGAGCCTGGGGGGCTGCGTGCTGGTTTCCGGCGCTTACACGCCTGCCCAGTGGCACCTTCACGCCCCAGGGCTGGCGTTGGGGCTGGCTTCCGGCCTGATGTTTGCGGCTTACAGCCTGGGCGGGCGAGCGGCTTCCCGACGCGGGCTCGACCCGTGGACCACGCTCTTTTGGGCGTTTGGCGTGGCTTCGGTGCTCCTGGCTGGCTTCAACGCCGCGGTGGAAAGCACCGCGTGGCTGCCCCGGCTTTCCCCCTTCGGTTGGGGCATGCTGGTGGTGTTGGCGCTCTTCCCCACACTGTTGGGGTTTGTGGCCTACAACGCGGCGCTGGTCTATCTGGAAGCCAGCGTGGTCAACCTGCTCGCGACGTTAGAGCCGGTCATGACGGCCATCATGGCCGCAGCGCTGTTAGGCGAACACCTCTCGGCAATTCAGGTGGGGGGCAGCGCCTTGATCTTGCTGGGGATGGTGCTGGTGCAACTGGAACGCCCTGCAGCCGCGCCCCCTACGGCTGCACCAGCACCTTGAAGACGCCCCGACGTGCGGCGTGGGCAAATGCCTCGAGGCCGTCGGCAAGGGAATAACGGGCATCAATGAGGGGGCGGGGGTCCAGACAACCTCCCGCCAGCAACCGTAGGGCGGGGGCAAAGGGGCCACAGCGGGAACCCACGACGTGGATTTCATCGACCACCAGCGCCGACATGGGAATACGCGGCGTGCCCGCATAGGTGCTCTTGAGCACCAGCGTGCCCCGGGGGTGAACGGCTTCTTTTGCCAGCGCGAAGCCTTCAGGCGAGCCGGTGGCTTCCACCACCACATCCATGCCC
This genomic interval carries:
- a CDS encoding EamA family transporter; amino-acid sequence: MDFSVQANGAAVATVLLYSSAGFTALVGHWWFRESLGVPKALAIALSLGGCVLVSGAYTPAQWHLHAPGLALGLASGLMFAAYSLGGRAASRRGLDPWTTLFWAFGVASVLLAGFNAAVESTAWLPRLSPFGWGMLVVLALFPTLLGFVAYNAALVYLEASVVNLLATLEPVMTAIMAAALLGEHLSAIQVGGSALILLGMVLVQLERPAAAPPTAAPAP